The window CAATATTGAGTTTGAGGTAAGACGCACTGGCAAAGCTGCCCATAAGCCAGAAAACAATGGTTTGTAACGTGTTGTTTGGGTCTGCAAAATAAGTAATTAACGAAATTAATGCAGCAAAAAAAGCATTAATAATGACTCCAGCGAGGATCAACATTAATAGCTGGCTGCCTTGGCGATTCAAACCAAGTAAAAAAACCAGTACGATAGCCAACAACCCACCGATGAAAGCGAATGAAATGGTGATAACTAAAGAGGAAAATAATAAAATGGCTAAAGCCCCGCCGAGTGCGGCGCCTGATGAAACACCAATAATTTGTGGCCCAACTAATGGGTTACGAAAAATCCCCTGCAAAGCCGCCCCCGCAACGGCTAACCCCGCCCCTGCTGTACCGGCTATCAGAACACGTGGTAAACGTACATTCAGCACAACATTTTGTTCTGTACGACTATAGTTCCCCACCATTTCGTTACCAAAAATAGTGTCATAGAGAATATGCCAAACCGCGGAAAACGAAACTGGGTAGCGGCCACAGCTGAGTGCCAAAACAAAAGTCAACGATAGGCAAATAGCGAAAACAAGCCAAAGATATTGGGGCCTACGCATGCGGTTTCCCCATTAAAGAAAGATAGTGTTGGCTACTTTTGTTCATCTCCATTTGCAATATGCCGTCTATTTGCTCATCCGAAACGTCATAGCCATAAAGTTGCTGATATCGCAGGCGAATTTCTTCTCGCAATGGCATTTTCATCGTTTCTGGGTGAAAAATCATTGATAGCCATTGCCAGTACAGTGGGGTTTCTTGGTTTGGTGCATCCCAGATAAAACCACCAATGGGGAGCTTATACACGCGCTGGTTTTTCACTGCAGTGACTTCACTTAACATAGGGTTACGATAAACGTCAGCTGGCGATAACCCCTCTTCGAAATTCCCCAAGAGAATAATGTCAGGATCCCAAACCAGGATTTGCTCAATATTGAGGGTTCTTGGCCCTGTGAGGTCACGGTTTAAACTTACTCCACCCGCTAGCGCAAAATCCGCATTGTTGTGCGATGTTGAACCAAACGTTTGAATGCTTTGATTAAAGTGTGAAAGATATAAAACACGAGGCTGTTCAGATTCAGGAATTTTAGCGGCTGTAGAGGAGAGTGAGG is drawn from Providencia huaxiensis and contains these coding sequences:
- a CDS encoding FecCD family ABC transporter permease translates to MRRPQYLWLVFAICLSLTFVLALSCGRYPVSFSAVWHILYDTIFGNEMVGNYSRTEQNVVLNVRLPRVLIAGTAGAGLAVAGAALQGIFRNPLVGPQIIGVSSGAALGGALAILLFSSLVITISFAFIGGLLAIVLVFLLGLNRQGSQLLMLILAGVIINAFFAALISLITYFADPNNTLQTIVFWLMGSFASASYLKLNIVFPVVLVCVLVIFALRFRINVLSLGEENAQALGMKINRTRWAVLLSVTLITSATVAVSGTIGWVGLIVPHIARLMVGHDHRILLPASAVIGGIYMVAVDTFARSMTNAEIPLSVITALIGAPIFALLIHTLNKKVADL
- a CDS encoding ABC transporter substrate-binding protein, with product MINNAFRLAAVFLTIGGMANASASQAVDFTDMSGDEIHLSAPAKRIVVIPIPAASMLVGMDESSEKLVGMHPFARVAARDGMLSQMFSPVLQVNSNVVGNNFTPNIEALLNVEPDLVWQWGHRGDDIISPMRDAGLTVATLDYGQERYTQEWVRLMGQTLGHNDKAQKMIQWRQEVVTSLSSTAAKIPESEQPRVLYLSHFNQSIQTFGSTSHNNADFALAGGVSLNRDLTGPRTLNIEQILVWDPDIILLGNFEEGLSPADVYRNPMLSEVTAVKNQRVYKLPIGGFIWDAPNQETPLYWQWLSMIFHPETMKMPLREEIRLRYQQLYGYDVSDEQIDGILQMEMNKSSQHYLSLMGKPHA